A window of the Hevea brasiliensis isolate MT/VB/25A 57/8 chromosome 6, ASM3005281v1, whole genome shotgun sequence genome harbors these coding sequences:
- the LOC110643361 gene encoding protein argonaute 5-like: MSRRGGGRRQDSRRDQQSSSPSPSFQRGGGGSRGGRDGSGRAGRGYNPAPTFTQAAPPQASAFPPISRSAVSAFPTSVAPSPTPEAVVSSMRAPLSQAAASSSAAVDELGREMEQKLTTGDQVTKAGMPPASSKAVRFTPRPGYGTAGKKCVVKANHFLVEIADRDLCHYDVTITPEVTSKKVNRDIISQLDSMYRQSHLGNRRPAYDGRKNLYTAGPLPFESKEFVVKLVEENNGAGSSGSTRRERQFKVGIKFASKFDIHHLRQFLSGRQMDASPETIQVLDIVLRESPSKNYTTVGRSFFSPNLGPRGELGDGIEFWRGYYQSLRPTQMGLSFNIDVSARSFFEPIMVTDFVAKYFRVRDMSRPLSEQDRIKVKKALRGLKVELIHRENNKRCKITGVSNQPLNQLSFTLDNKHVSVVQYFRERYNIGIKYTSLPALQAGSDSKPTYLPMEVCRIVEGQRYSKKLNERQVTALLKSTCQRPNEREDSIKQMVAWNDYSRDELVRNEFGIQIKEELTFIDARVLPAPMLKYHETGGEARVDPRLGQWNMINKKMVNGGRVEFWTCVNFSLQVNRNLPVEFCRQLIQMCVSKGMGFNPNPILPIQSAHPSQIGSALADVHKQCTAKLSNEKKQLQLLIIILPDVSGSYGKIKRVCETELGIVSQCCQPRQAAKLSKQYFENVALKINVKVGGRNTVLNDAIQRRIPLVTDVPTIIFGADVTHPPPGEDTSPSIAAVVASMDWPEVTKYRGIVSAQAHREEIIQDLYKSYHDPDKGLVHSGMIRELCIAFRRATGHKPSRIIFYRDGVSEGQFSQVLLHEMDAIRKACCSLEEGYLPPVTFIVVQKRHHTRLFPVDGGQTDRSGNILPGTVIDTKICHQKEFDFYLNSHAGIQGTSRPTHYHVLYDENRFTSDGLQVLTNNLCYTYARCTRSVSIVPPAYYAHLAAFRARYYIEGETTDGESSGGRSTMGRSREVQPLPVIKDNVKDVMFYC, encoded by the exons ATGTCTCGCCGTGGCGGTGGTCGCCGGCAGGATTCTCGCCGAGACCAGCAATCATCATCTCCATCTCCTTCGTTTCAGCGGGGTGGTGGGGGCAGTAGAGGTGGAAGAGATGGCAGTGGACGTGCCGGCCGCGGCTATAATCCGGCTCCAACTTTCACTCAAGCTGCTCCTCCACAGGCTTCGGCCTTCCCTCCAATATCTCGTTCTGCGGTGTCTGCCTTCCCTACTTCTGTTGCTCCGAGTCCGACTCCTGAAGCTGTGGTTTCTTCGATGAGAGCACCGCTGTCTCAGGCAGCAGCATCGAGTTCGGCGGCGGTGGACGAGCTGGGACGAGAGATGGAGCAGAAACTGACAACTGGAGATCAGGTGACCAAGGCTGGAATGCCACCGGCGTCGTCGAAGGCCGTTCGTTTCACGCCTAGGCCTGGCTATGGGACTGCCGGCAAGAAGTGTGTGGTTAAGGCTAATCATTTTTTAGTCGAAATCGCAGACAGAGATCTCTGTCATTATGAT GTCACTATAACTCCTGAAGTAACCTCAAAGAAGGTAAACAGGGATATAATATCTCAGCTTGATAGTATGTATCGTCAGTCACACTTGGGCAACCGAAGGCCAGCTTATGATGGCAGGAAAAACCTCTATACAGCAGGGCCTTTGCCTTTTGAATCTAAGGAATTTGTTGTTAAGCTGGTTGAGGAGAATAATGGTGCTGGTTCTTCTGGTTCAACAAG GAGGGAACGCCAATTTAAAGTGGGAATTAAATTTGCATCTAAGTTTGACATTCATCATCTGCGGCAATTTTTAAGTGGTAGACAAATGGATGCTTCACCAGAAACCATACAAGTTCTTGATATTGTTCTTAGGGAATCACCATCCAAAAA TTATACCACTGTTGGGAGGTCATTCTTCTCACCTAATTTGGGGCCGAGGGGCGAGCTTGGTGATGGTATAGAATTTTGGAGAGGATACTATCAAAGCCTTCGCCCAACCCAGATGGGACTATCTTTTAATATTG ATGTGTCCGCCAGATCCTTCTTTGAGCCAATTATGGTGACTGACTTTGTAGCCAAATACTTTAGGGTGAGAGACATGTCAAGGCCTTTGTCAGAACAAGATCGTATTAAG gtGAAAAAGGCCTTAAGAGGATTAAAAGTAGAGCTAATTCACAGGGAGAATAATAAAAGGTGCAAGATCACTGGTGTATCCAATCAGCCACTGAATCAATTATC cTTCACTCTTGATAATAAGCATGTGTCGGTTGTTCAATATTTCCGTGAGAGATACAATATTGGGATTAAATATACATCTTTGCCTGCCCTTCAAGCTGGGAGTGATTCGAAACCCACTTACTTGCCTATGGAG GTATGTAGAATTGTTGAAGGACAGAGGTACTCAAAGAAATTGAATGAAAGGCAAGTAACTGCATTGTTAAAATCAACTTGTCAACGCCCTAATGAGCGGGAAGATAGCATTAAGCAG ATGGTTGCATGGAATGATTACAGCAGAGATGAGCTTGTAAGGAATGAATTTGGAATTCAAATTAAGGAAGAGCTTACATTCATTGATGCTCGAGTTTTGCCTGCTCCGATG CTTAAATATCATGAGACTGGAGGTGAAGCAAGGGTTGATCCTCGCTTAGGACAATGGAATATGATCAACAAG AAAATGGTGAATGGTGGGAGGGTGGAATTCTGGACATGTGTTAACTTCTCTTTGCAGGTCAATCGAAATTTGCCTGTTGAATTCTGTAGGCAATTAATTCAGATGTGTGTCAGCAAAGGAATG GGattcaacccaaaccctattcTTCCTATACAGTCAGCTCATCCCAGCCAAATTGGAAGTGCTCTTGCTGATGTTCACAAGCAGTGTACTGCAAAACTTTCAAATGAGAAGAAACAGCTTCAATTGTTGATAATCATTCTACCTGATGTTAGTGGCTCATATG GGAAAATTAAACGAGTCTGTGAAACAGAATTGGGAATTGTCTCTCAGTGCTGTCAACCAAGGCAGGCAGCAAAGCTAAGTAAACAGTATTTTGAAAATGTTGCCCTCAAAATCAATGTTAAG GTTGGTGGTCGAAATACTGTGTTAAATGATGCTATTCAAAGGAGGATTCCTCTAGTGACTGATGTTCCTACAATTATTTTTGGTGCTGATGTAACACATCCACCTCCTGGGGAGGATACTAGTCCATCGATAGCAGCA GTAGTGGCTTCGATGGACTGGCCAGAGGTAACAAAGTATAGAGGAATTGTCTCTGCACAGGCTCATCGTGAAGAAATTATCCAGGATCTCTATAAATCATATCACGATCCGGATAAGGGATTAGTTCATTCAGGAATGATTAG GGAATTATGTATAGCATTTAGGAGAGCTACTGGGCATAAACCGAGCAGGATTATATTTTATAG AGATGGTGTTAGTGAGGGCCAATTTAGTCAGGTATTGCTACATGAGATGGATGCCATACGAAAG GCTTGTTGTTCACTTGAGGAGGGATACCTTCCACCTGTTACCTTCATTGTGGTGCAGAAGAGGCATCATACACGACTTTTTCCTGTTGATGGTGGTCAGACAGACAGAAGTGGCAATATTTTACcag GCACTGTTATTGATACTAAGATTTGCCACCAGAAGGAGTTTGATTTCTACCTCAACAGCCATGCTGGAATTCAG GGAACAAGCAGACCTACACACTACCATGTGTTGTATGATGAGAATCGTTTCACATCCGATGGGTTGCAAGTTCTCACTAACAATCTTTGTTACAC GTATGCAAGGTGTACTCGCTCTGTTTCCATAG TCCCTCCTGCCTATTATGCCCATTTAGCTGCCTTTCGGGCTCGATATTACATTGAGGGTGAAACAACAGATGGCGAATCTTCAGGTGGTAGG
- the LOC110643366 gene encoding protein argonaute 5-like, translating into MSRGGRQDSGREQQSSSPSPSLQRGGGGGRGGRFGRGYVLTSTFTQDTPPLSSASPPISRSPAVEELRRELEQKRTTGDQVTKAGTSPALSKAIRFVPRPGFGTAGRKCVVKANYFLVEIADRDLCRYDVTITPELISRKVNRDIISELVLKYRESQLGNRMPAYDGRKSLYTAGPLPFEYEEFVVKLVEKNNDAGSFGSTMRERQFNVSIKFASKVDVHHLRQFLSGRQMDAPQETIQALDIVLRASPSKKYTTFGWSFFSPKLGPWGELGDGIEYWRGYYQSLRPAQMGLSLNIDVSARSFFEPIMVTDFVAKYLRLRDMSSPLSEQDCIKLKKALMGVRVELSHREYAESHKITGVSNQPLNKLFFTFDDKSTNVSLVQYFRERYNIGLKYTSLPALQVGSRSKPIYLPMEVCRIVEGQRYSKKLNERQVIALLKATCQRPHERENSIKHIIWQNDYNRDELMRNEYGIQVKEELTFIDARVLPPPMLKYHETGVEAYVDPHLGQWNMINKKMVNGGRVEFWTCVNFSLRVNQNLPVEFCGQLIDMCVSKGMGFNPNPILPVQSAHPSQIERALADVHKKCTAKLSNEKKHLQLLIIILPDVNGSYGKIKRVCETELGIVSQCCQPRQAAKLSKQYFENVALKINVKVGGRNTVLNDAIQRRIPLVTDVPTIIFGACVTHPHPGQDTCPSIASVVASMDWPEVTKYRGMVSAQAHREEIIQDLYKSYHDPDRGLVHSGMIRELCIAFKRVTGHKPSRLIFYRFGVSEGQFFQVLLHEMDAIRTACSSLEEGYLPPVTYIVVQKRHHTRLFPVDRRQTDRSGNILPGTVIDTRICHPMEFDFFLKSHAGIQGTSIPTRYHVLYDENHFAADGLQVLTNDLCYTYARCTRSVSIVPPVYYAHLAASRARYYIKCETSDGGSSGGRSTTGSSREEVQPLPLIKDNVKDVMFYC; encoded by the exons ATGTCTCGCGGTGGCCGGCAGGATTCTGGCCGAGAACAGCAATCATCATCTCCATCTCCGTCATTGCAGCGCGGTGGTGGGGGCGGTAGAGGTGGACGATTTGGCCGCGGCTATGTTCTGACTTCAACTTTCACTCAAGATACTCCTCCACTGTCTTCGGCCTCCCCTCCAATATCTCGTTCTCCGGCGGTGGAGGAGCTGAGACGAGAGTTGGAGCAGAAGCGGACAACTGGAGATCAGGTGACCAAGGCTGGGACGTCGCCGGCGTTGTCAAAGGCCATTCGTTTCGTGCCTAGGCCTGGGTTTGGTACCGCCGGAAGGAAGTGTGTGGTTAAGGCTAATTATTTTTTGGTCGAAATCGCAGACAGAGATCTCTGTCGTTATGAT GTCACCATAACCCCTGAACTAATTTCAAGGAAGGTAAACAGAGATATAATATCGGAGCTTGTTCTTAAGTATCGTGAGTCACAGTTGGGCAACCGAATGCCAGCTTATGATGGCAGGAAAAGCCTGTATACAGCAGGGCCTTTGCCTTTTGAATATGAGGAATTTGTTGTTAAGCTGGTTGAGAAGAATAATGATGCCGGGTCTTTTGGTTCAACTAT GAGGGAGCGCCAATTTAATGTGTCAATCAAATTTGCATCTAAGGTGGACGTTCATCATCTACGACAATTTTTAAGTGGTAGACAAATGGATGCTCCACAAGAAACAATACAAGCTCTTGATATTGTTCTTAGGGCATCACCATCGAAAAA GTATACGACTTTTGGGTGGTCATTTTTCTCACCTAAGTTGGGGCCATGGGGTGAGCTTGGTGATGGTATAGAATATTGGAGAGGATATTATCAAAGCCTTCGCCCAGCCCAGATGGGACTGTCTCTTAATATag ATGTGTCAGCCAGATCCTTCTTTGAGCCAATTATGGTTACTGACTTTGTAGCTAAATACCTTAGGTTGAGAGACATGTCAAGCCCTCTATCAGAGCAAGATTGTATTAAG ttGAAAAAGGCCTTAATGGGAGTAAGAGTAGAGCTAAGTCACAGGGAGTATGCTGAAAGCCACAAGATCACTGGTGTATCCAATCAGCCACTGAATAAACTATT CTTCACTTTTGATGATAAGAGTACAAATGTGTCATTGGTTCAATATTTCCGTGAGAGATACAATATTGGGCTTAAATATACATCCTTGCCTGCCCTTCAAGTTGGGAGTCGTTCAAAGCCCATTTACTTGCCCATGGAA GTTTGTAGGATTGTTGAAGGACAGAGGTACTCAAAGAAATTGAATGAACGGCAAGTAATTGCACTGTTAAAAGCAACCTGTCAACGCCCTCATGAACGGGAAAATAGCATTAAGCAT ATCATTTGGCAGAATGATTACAATAGAGATGAGCTTATGAGGAATGAATATGGAATTCAAGTTAAGGAAGAGCTTACATTCATTGATGCTCGAGTTTTGCCTCCTCCGATG CTTAAATATCATGAGACTGGGGTTGAAGCATATGTTGATCCCCACTTAGGACAATGGAATATGATCAACAAG AAAATGGTGAATGGTGGGAGAGTGGAATTCTGGACATGTGTGAACTTCTCTTTGCGGGTCAACCAAAATTTGCCTGTTGAATTTTGTGGGCAATTAATTGATATGTGTGTCAGTAAAGGAATG ggattcaacccaaaccctattcTTCCTGTACAGTCAGCTCATCCCAGCCAAATTGAAAGGGCTCTCGCTGATGTTCACAAGAAGTGTACTGCAAAACTTTCAAATGAGAAGAAACATCTTCAGTTGTTGATAATCATTCTACCTGATGTCAATGGCTCATATG GGAAAATTAAACGAGTTTGTGAAACAGAATTGGGAATTGTCTCTCAGTGCTGTCAACCAAGGCAGGCAGCAAAGCTAAGTAAACAGTATTTTGAAAATGTTGCCCTCAAAATCAATGTTAAG GTTGGTGGTCGAAATACTGTGTTAAATGATGCTATTCAAAGGAGGATTCCTCTAGTGACTGATGTTCCTACAATTATTTTTGGTGCTTGTGTAACTCATCCACATCCTGGGCAGGACACTTGTCCATCGATAGCATCA GTAGTGGCTTCGATGGACTGGCCAGAGGTAACAAAGTATAGAGGAATGGTCTCTGCACAAGCTCATCGTGAAGAAATTATCCAGGATCTCTATAAATCATATCACGATCCTGATAGGGGATTAGTTCATTCAGGAATGATCAG GGAATTATGTATAGCATTTAAGAGAGTAACTGGGCATAAACCCAGCAGGCTTATATTCTACAG ATTTGGTGTTAGTGAGGGCCAATTTTTCCAGGTCTTGCTGCATGAGATGGATGCCATACGAACG GCTTGTTCCTCACTTGAGGAGGGATACCTTCCTCCGGTTACCTATATTGTGGTGCAGAAGAGGCATCATACACGACTTTTTCCAGTTGATCGTCGTCAGACAGACAGGAGTGGCAATATTCTACCAG GCACTGTTATCGATACTAGGATTTGCCACCCAATGGAGTTTGATTTCTTCCTCAAGAGTCATGCTGGAATTCAG GGAACAAGCATACCTACACGCTACCATGTGTTGTATGATGAGAATCATTTCGCAGCTGATGGGTTGCAAGTTCTGACTAACGATCTGTGTTACAC GTATGCAAGGTGTACTCGCTCGGTTTCGATAG TGCCTCCTGTCTATTATGCGCATTTAGCTGCTTCTCGAGCTCGATATTACATCAAATGTGAAACATCAGACGGTGGGTCTTCGGGTGGTAGGAGTACAACAGGGAGTAGTAGGGAAGAAGTCCAGCCGCTTCCTCTGATCAAAGATAACGTGAAAGATGTTATGTTTTATTGCTGA